A single genomic interval of Bacteroidota bacterium harbors:
- the ftsY gene encoding signal recognition particle-docking protein FtsY, with product MGFFDKFKFSRLKEGLTKTRENIIAKVQKLITSKSKIDDELLDNLEEILLLGDVGISTTHKIINNIKARVKQERYENSTELDRLLREEIQNMLLNGNGSNETPFVISHTQKPHVIMIVGVNGVGKTTTIGKLAYNYKTAGKKVLIAAADTFRAAANEQLEIWAKRAGVDIIQQVHGADPAAVAYDSLKSGIANNVDVMIIDTAGRLHTKINLMEELKKIKRVLQKLMPEAPHEVYLVLDATTGQNAIQQAKQFTAAVGITGLVLTKLDGTAKGGVVIAVSQELDIPVKFIGVGETIEDLQPFDKNAFVNALFEKTENI from the coding sequence TTAGTCGTCTCAAAGAAGGTCTCACCAAGACACGTGAAAATATAATAGCAAAAGTTCAAAAACTCATCACAAGTAAAAGTAAAATTGATGATGAACTGTTAGATAATTTAGAGGAGATATTGCTATTAGGTGATGTAGGAATTTCCACGACACATAAAATCATTAATAACATAAAAGCGAGAGTGAAGCAGGAACGGTACGAAAATTCGACTGAATTAGACAGATTACTGCGTGAAGAAATTCAAAACATGCTTTTGAACGGGAACGGAAGCAACGAGACGCCATTCGTTATTTCACACACTCAAAAACCGCATGTAATTATGATTGTGGGAGTAAACGGTGTAGGCAAAACAACAACTATCGGAAAGTTAGCTTACAACTACAAAACGGCGGGTAAAAAAGTTTTAATTGCGGCGGCGGATACTTTTCGGGCGGCGGCGAACGAGCAGCTTGAAATTTGGGCAAAACGTGCCGGCGTTGATATTATTCAACAAGTTCATGGAGCCGATCCGGCTGCCGTTGCCTACGATTCGTTAAAATCGGGAATTGCAAACAATGTAGATGTTATGATTATAGATACCGCAGGTCGTCTTCATACCAAAATCAACTTGATGGAAGAATTGAAGAAAATAAAGCGCGTGTTACAAAAATTAATGCCCGAAGCTCCGCATGAAGTTTACCTTGTTTTGGATGCGACAACCGGACAGAATGCAATTCAACAAGCAAAACAATTTACTGCCGCCGTCGGTATAACAGGACTTGTACTAACAAAATTGGATGGAACAGCGAAAGGCGGAGTTGTAATTGCGGTTAGTCAAGAGCTTGACATTCCAGTAAAATTTATTGGGGTCGGCGAAACGATTGAAGATTTGCAGCCCTTCGATAAGAATGCCTTCGTGAATGCTTTGTTTGAGAAAACCGAAAATATTTGA